From the Solanum stenotomum isolate F172 unplaced genomic scaffold, ASM1918654v1 scaffold20561, whole genome shotgun sequence genome, the window TTTCTCTTCGTTTTCGACTTGTGAGGCAACAAGGCCATTACATGTCTTCTGGTAATTGTACTCCATCATTCATTATTTCTCTTCGTTTTCTACTTGTGGGCGTTAATTGAGTCCTGCAACTTTTAATTCTTATAACTAACAACGAACATGATGTTTAACTAGATGTCTTCAAGCAATTCACCGAACAAGATGGAAAATTCAAGGAAACACTTACTAATGATGTCAAAGGATTATTAAGTTTGTATGAAGCATCACATCTGAGAGTGCACGATGAGGAGATTCTTGAAGAAGCTCTTACCTTTACCACTACTCATCTCAAGTCTATTGTCTCCAACTTGAGCAATAACTCTCTTAAGGTTGAAGTAACTGAAGCCTTAAGTCAGCCTATTCGCATGACTTTAGGAAGGGTGGCTGCAAGGAAATACATATCCATTTACGAAATTAACGATGCACACAACTATTTGCTTTTGAAATTTGCTAAATTGGATTTTAACATGCTGCAAAAGTTCCACCAAAGAGAGCTTAGTGAGCTTACAAGGTTGAACATTATTTGATctatatatcttttttaattAGATGAGTAATGGTAATttggaattaataaaaaatgtaatgCATGCAACAAAATCGTTGTTCTTGTGATGTATGTAGGTGGTGGAAAGATTTGGATTTTGCAAATAAATATCCATATGCAAGAGACAGATTGGTTGAGTGTTACTTTTGGATATTAGGAGTGTATTTTGAGCCAAAATATAGTCGTGCTAGAAAAATGATGACAAAAGTACTCAAGATGACCTCCATTATTGACGACACTTTTGATGCTTATGCAACCTTTGACGAACTTGTGACTTTCAATGATGCAATCCAGAGGTAAaacatcaaaatttcacaaGTAAAATAATCTTTTTGACAATCCCGAATAGGAGAAAGTAAATATGTTTTCctgtttttattataaaatctatatatatatagacgaGGTGTAAGAGTTAATTAgcttttgattttgatgatatattagATGGTATGCTAATGCAACCGATTCAATACCGCCATATATGAGACCTGCTTATCAAGCTCTTCTAGACATTTATAGTGAAATGGAACAAGTGTTGTCCAAAGACGGTAAATTGGACCGTGTATACTATGCAAAATATGAGGTAATATTATTGTTTACCTAACCCACATAATTATATCAATTAAgtaaattttgataattcaacTGGTTGACTATCTACATTTTCAGCTTATCTTATTAATTAGTGAGAATTTAATTTCGATTCCCATGTTATAATACCCTCCTTATTTGCTATGAAAACGTTACCATTAATtccaaaaggaaaaaagataCTAGCTAGTAGTAATTGTCTAGCTTAAATTACTTGTTATTGTTTTTAGATGAAAAAGTTGGTGAGAGCCTATTTTAAGGAAGCCCAATGGTTAAATGATGCTAACTATATTCCAAAATATGAGGAGCACATGGAGAATTCACTTGTAAGCGCTGCCTATATGATGGCATCAACAACTTCCTTGATCGGTATGGAGGAATTTATATCCAAAGACACTTTTGAATGGTTGATGAATGAGCCTTTGATAGTTCGAGCTTCCTCATTGATTAGCAGAGCAATGGACGATATTGTTGGACATGAAGTAAGTACAACAATAAGTATATGCGTAATGATCATTGAGATCTGAAACATTAATTAAGATTCAAACTTtcattaaatacaaataaatgagGCATAATAGTGACTTGACTTATCAAAAacaatagtactttttatgtttcACTTTGTGTGAGGGCCAAACTAACTACTCTCCGGTGAGAATTTTTATTACTATACAatcttttagtttttctttttagataaaatttatatttaaaaaaaatactagaagTCACAGCAATTCTATTGttcaaaatattacaaaagTTTCTATATtgtattacaaaaattaaaagagaaagaaaaaagaaaacaaatagtCCTAGTTGCTTGAAGAACATATGATGTTGAATAGTTTGGATTTGCTTCAAATATATCTGCATATGATATAGAAGGAACACATATATTGTGTGTATTCgatttaattacttcaaattCTTAAAAGTTAGCTAAGAAGCctacaatataatacaaaaaataatgtttaaaatgtattaattatatacatggAATATATTGAAATCTATTTATTTCATGTAGGTTGAACAAGAAAGAAGACATATAGCTTCAATTATTGAATGTTACATGAAAGAGTATGGAGCTTCAAAGCAAGAGACTTACATTAAATTTCAGAAAGAGGTCACCAATGCATGGAAGGACATAAACAAAGAATTATTCCGTCCAACTGAAGTACCAATGTTTGTCCTTGAACGAGTTCTAAATTTCGCACGTGTGATAGACACATTATATAA encodes:
- the LOC125850907 gene encoding (E,E)-germacrene B synthase-like, which produces MAASSPIKCRPLANYHPTVWGYHFLSYTPEITNQEKVEVDEYKETTRKMLVEAPEGSEQKLVLIDTMQRLGVAYHFDNEIETSIQNIFDASQQNDDNLYVVSLRFRLVRQQGHYMSSDVFKQFTEQDGKFKETLTNDVKGLLSLYEASHLRVHDEEILEEALTFTTTHLKSIVSNLSNNSLKVEVTEALSQPIRMTLGRVAARKYISIYEINDAHNYLLLKFAKLDFNMLQKFHQRELSELTRWWKDLDFANKYPYARDRLVECYFWILGVYFEPKYSRARKMMTKVLKMTSIIDDTFDAYATFDELVTFNDAIQRWYANATDSIPPYMRPAYQALLDIYSEMEQVLSKDGKLDRVYYAKYEMKKLVRAYFKEAQWLNDANYIPKYEEHMENSLVSAAYMMASTTSLIGMEEFISKDTFEWLMNEPLIVRASSLISRAMDDIVGHEVEQERRHIASIIECYMKEYGASKQETYIKFQKEVTNAWKDINKELFRPTEVPMFVLERVLNFARVIDTLYKEEDGYTNAKGKLKNMINLILIESVKI